One part of the Georgfuchsia toluolica genome encodes these proteins:
- a CDS encoding OmpH family outer membrane protein, whose protein sequence is MKHKYLLLAALAILSLPAVADVRIGVINMERVMRDSEPAKKAAIKLEKEFKKRSQELDKGREQAQALQEDLQKNGATMPDSVRAAKSKELSDMSRDLQRKQREYNEDLNTRRNEELQSFVERTNSVIRAMAEKENFDLMIMQEIIYASPRIDITDKVIKALSEPAPAK, encoded by the coding sequence TTGAAGCATAAATACCTACTTCTCGCAGCGCTGGCTATCCTCTCCTTGCCAGCGGTGGCCGATGTGCGGATCGGCGTGATCAACATGGAGCGCGTCATGCGCGACTCCGAGCCAGCGAAGAAAGCAGCAATCAAGCTGGAAAAGGAATTCAAGAAACGCAGCCAGGAACTCGACAAAGGCCGGGAACAGGCTCAGGCATTGCAGGAAGACCTGCAAAAAAATGGCGCCACCATGCCCGACTCGGTTCGTGCCGCCAAGAGCAAGGAGTTGTCCGATATGTCGCGCGACTTGCAACGCAAGCAGCGGGAGTACAACGAAGACCTGAATACGCGTCGCAACGAGGAACTCCAATCCTTTGTTGAGAGAACCAACAGCGTGATCCGCGCGATGGCTGAAAAGGAGAATTTTGACTTGATGATTATGCAGGAAATTATCTATGCCAGCCCGCGTATTGACATCACCGACAAGGTGATCAAGGCGCTGAGCGAACCTGCTCCAGCCAAATAA
- the lpxD gene encoding UDP-3-O-(3-hydroxymyristoyl)glucosamine N-acyltransferase, producing the protein MITVTLAEIIARLGGEVRGKDSTRISRIATLENAGQETIAFLSNPKYQKQLSQTRASAVIVAPDFAGQSPVPCIITPQPYLYFARLAQWLNPPPRPAPGLHPTASSESVVPSSVSVGPGARVGRGVKLGTSVMIGPGCVIGDGAEIGDDCILHAACTFYAGTRIGRRAIVHSGAVIGADGFGFAREQDGSWVKIPQTGGVWIGDDVEIGASTCIDRGAIEDTVIEDGVKLDNQIQIAHNVHIGAHTAIAGCTGIAGSAIIGKRCTIAGACNIIGHIEIADDVNILVASIITKSISRPGTYAGAVPSQPYADWLQNYSHLRHLDGMADKIRRLEKRLTELEKSK; encoded by the coding sequence GTGATCACCGTCACTCTCGCAGAGATCATCGCTCGTCTGGGCGGCGAGGTCAGGGGCAAGGACTCGACCCGGATCAGCCGTATCGCAACGCTGGAAAATGCAGGGCAGGAGACGATCGCATTTCTTTCCAATCCGAAATACCAGAAACAACTCAGTCAGACCCGCGCCTCGGCCGTCATTGTCGCGCCGGATTTCGCCGGGCAGAGCCCGGTTCCCTGCATCATTACGCCGCAGCCCTATCTTTACTTTGCACGCTTGGCGCAGTGGCTGAATCCGCCGCCGCGTCCGGCGCCAGGACTGCACCCGACAGCAAGCTCTGAATCCGTCGTGCCATCCTCGGTGTCGGTCGGGCCTGGCGCGCGTGTCGGTCGCGGCGTCAAACTGGGAACCAGCGTGATGATTGGCCCCGGATGCGTTATTGGCGATGGCGCCGAGATCGGTGACGATTGCATATTACATGCAGCCTGTACGTTCTATGCGGGTACCCGCATCGGACGACGCGCCATTGTCCATTCGGGCGCAGTTATTGGCGCCGACGGTTTCGGTTTTGCCCGCGAACAGGATGGCAGCTGGGTCAAGATTCCGCAAACCGGCGGGGTCTGGATCGGCGACGATGTCGAGATCGGCGCCAGCACCTGCATCGATCGCGGAGCGATCGAGGATACGGTGATCGAGGACGGCGTCAAGCTCGACAACCAGATCCAGATTGCCCACAATGTTCATATCGGCGCGCATACCGCAATTGCGGGTTGCACCGGCATTGCCGGTAGCGCCATCATCGGCAAGCGCTGCACCATTGCCGGCGCCTGCAATATCATCGGCCATATCGAGATCGCCGACGATGTAAATATCTTGGTGGCTTCGATAATCACCAAGTCCATATCCCGTCCCGGCACCTACGCCGGGGCGGTGCCCTCACAACCATACGCCGACTGGCTGCAAAACTACTCCCACCTGCGTCATTTGGACGGCATGGCGGATAAAATACGCCGTCTCGAAAAACGTCTTACTGAATTAGAGAAATCGAAATGA
- the fabZ gene encoding 3-hydroxyacyl-ACP dehydratase FabZ: MDIHQILEHLPHRYPFLLVDRVLDIVPGEKIRVLKNVTMNEPFFPGHYPHHPVMPGVLIIEALAQAAALLSFNTMGSKPDENSVVYFVGIDNARFKSPVSPGDQLILEVSILLRKRGIWKFAAKASVDGQTAAEAELMCTLRTIE, from the coding sequence ATGGACATCCATCAGATTCTGGAACATCTGCCGCACCGCTATCCCTTCCTGCTGGTTGATCGCGTGCTCGACATCGTGCCTGGCGAGAAAATCCGCGTGCTCAAGAACGTCACCATGAACGAGCCCTTTTTTCCCGGTCACTACCCACATCATCCCGTAATGCCCGGGGTATTGATCATCGAAGCGCTGGCGCAGGCGGCGGCCCTTCTCTCGTTCAATACCATGGGCAGCAAGCCGGATGAAAATTCGGTGGTCTACTTTGTCGGGATCGATAATGCTCGATTCAAGAGTCCGGTGAGTCCTGGCGACCAATTGATTCTGGAAGTCTCGATCCTGCTCAGGAAGCGCGGTATCTGGAAGTTTGCCGCCAAGGCGTCGGTCGATGGACAGACCGCCGCGGAAGCCGAGCTGATGTGCACACTGCGAACCATAGAATGA
- the lpxA gene encoding acyl-ACP--UDP-N-acetylglucosamine O-acyltransferase, protein MNSIHSTAIVHPAARLGSDVAVGAYSIVGEHVEIGDNTSIGPHVVVEGHTRIGRDNRIFQFCSIGAAPQDKKYAGEPTRLEIGDRNTIREFCTFNCGTAQDVGVTRLGNDNWIMAYVHLAHDCQVGDNTIFANNATLGGHVHIGDWAILGGFVGVHQFGRIGAHSFNGFGSMLTQDVPPYVTVSGNPASPHGINSEGLKRRGFSPETIAAIKRAYKTLYKSGLRLEEARAAIEAEVSAYPELSILVQFLAESGRGIIR, encoded by the coding sequence TTGAATTCCATTCATTCCACTGCAATTGTTCATCCCGCCGCCAGACTCGGTAGTGACGTAGCGGTTGGCGCCTATTCGATCGTGGGTGAACACGTCGAAATTGGCGACAACACATCGATCGGTCCTCATGTTGTGGTCGAAGGTCATACCCGCATCGGACGCGACAACCGGATTTTTCAGTTCTGTTCCATCGGCGCCGCGCCGCAGGACAAGAAATATGCTGGCGAACCGACACGCCTCGAAATCGGCGATCGCAATACGATCCGCGAATTCTGCACCTTCAATTGCGGCACCGCGCAGGATGTCGGAGTGACGCGCCTCGGTAATGACAATTGGATCATGGCCTACGTTCATCTGGCGCATGACTGCCAGGTCGGCGACAACACCATTTTTGCCAACAATGCCACGCTGGGCGGCCATGTGCACATTGGCGACTGGGCAATTCTTGGCGGTTTTGTGGGAGTGCACCAGTTCGGTCGCATCGGTGCGCATAGCTTCAATGGTTTTGGCAGCATGCTGACTCAGGATGTGCCGCCCTATGTCACGGTATCCGGCAACCCCGCCAGTCCGCATGGCATCAACAGCGAAGGGCTGAAGCGGCGTGGCTTTTCGCCGGAAACCATCGCGGCGATCAAGCGCGCCTACAAGACGCTTTACAAGTCCGGGCTCAGGCTTGAAGAGGCTCGTGCTGCAATCGAAGCTGAAGTATCCGCATATCCGGAGTTGTCCATTCTCGTCCAGTTCCTTGCCGAATCCGGGCGGGGCATCATTCGCTGA
- the lpxB gene encoding lipid-A-disaccharide synthase — MKAPRIALVAGEASGDLLAAHLIAALKQKFPQATFCGIGGPKMEATGFEAWWPAEKLAVRGYAEVLRHYREIAAIRRKLLKHLLDDPPDILIGVDAPDFNLWLEKRVKAAGIPAVHFVGPSVWAWRRGRLKKIGRSVSRILALFPFEPPLYEQHGIPVSYVGHPLADVISLQITKESVRERLGVKAGPVFALLPGSRQSELAYMADTFIDTAKLLQRRFPQAAFLVPLVSRETRNQFEEAMWQRGAQELPFKLLFGHAQDALAACDVALVASGTATLEAALIKRPMVIAYRMSRWSWQLMKRMGYQPWVGLPNILAGRFVVPEFLQDEATPENLAQAMGNLVSEKKLVAEIERVFGDIHVRLRQDTAAKAAVAIADTLENARADRMARA; from the coding sequence ATGAAAGCGCCGCGAATTGCGCTGGTCGCTGGCGAGGCTTCCGGCGATTTGCTGGCGGCTCACCTGATCGCAGCACTCAAGCAGAAATTTCCGCAAGCTACATTTTGTGGCATCGGCGGGCCCAAGATGGAGGCCACCGGCTTCGAGGCCTGGTGGCCTGCCGAAAAGCTCGCCGTGCGGGGGTATGCTGAAGTACTGCGGCATTATCGCGAGATCGCCGCTATCCGTCGCAAGCTACTCAAGCACCTGCTCGACGACCCGCCCGATATCCTGATCGGCGTCGATGCGCCGGACTTCAACTTGTGGCTGGAGAAACGCGTCAAGGCGGCGGGCATTCCCGCCGTGCATTTCGTCGGTCCTTCGGTCTGGGCCTGGCGGCGCGGCCGCCTCAAGAAAATCGGCCGCTCGGTGTCGCGCATCCTCGCCCTGTTTCCTTTCGAGCCACCGCTTTACGAGCAGCACGGCATTCCCGTCAGCTATGTCGGGCACCCGCTGGCTGATGTAATCTCCTTGCAAATCACGAAGGAATCCGTGCGCGAGCGTCTCGGGGTAAAGGCCGGGCCTGTGTTTGCGCTGTTGCCCGGCAGCCGCCAGTCAGAGCTGGCCTATATGGCCGATACATTTATTGATACGGCAAAGCTGCTGCAGCGGCGATTTCCCCAAGCTGCCTTTCTGGTGCCGCTGGTGTCACGCGAGACACGCAACCAATTCGAGGAAGCCATGTGGCAGCGCGGCGCGCAGGAACTGCCATTCAAGCTGTTGTTCGGCCATGCGCAGGATGCGTTGGCGGCTTGCGACGTGGCCCTGGTCGCGAGCGGCACGGCGACGCTTGAAGCGGCGCTGATCAAGCGGCCGATGGTGATTGCCTACCGCATGTCGCGCTGGTCATGGCAACTGATGAAGCGCATGGGTTATCAGCCCTGGGTCGGCCTGCCCAACATTCTGGCCGGACGGTTTGTGGTGCCTGAATTCCTGCAGGATGAAGCGACGCCGGAAAATCTGGCGCAGGCCATGGGCAATCTGGTGAGCGAAAAGAAACTGGTGGCGGAAATCGAGCGGGTATTCGGCGACATTCATGTGCGCTTGCGCCAGGACACCGCGGCAAAGGCCGCCGTGGCCATTGCCGACACGCTGGAAAATGCGCGGGCCGACAGGATGGCCCGTGCATGA
- the rnhB gene encoding ribonuclease HII: MNSALICGVDEAGRGPLAGAVFAAAVILDPAAPIAGLKDSKQLSERRRDHLAALIRKQALAWSIAVASIEEIDTLNIHHATLLAMQRAVEGLAIAPGEVLVDGLYCPPVAYAARPIVKGDALVAEISAASILAKTARDVEMRQLDQRFPQYGFARHKGYPTKAHIEALRRHGVSSVHRRSYAPVAELIDLTRMVVSATPEHERA, translated from the coding sequence ATGAATTCTGCTCTTATCTGCGGTGTCGATGAAGCGGGGCGGGGACCGTTGGCCGGTGCCGTGTTCGCCGCCGCAGTCATTCTGGATCCTGCGGCGCCCATTGCCGGCCTGAAGGATTCCAAGCAGCTTAGCGAACGCAGGCGCGATCATTTGGCGGCCTTGATCCGCAAACAGGCGTTGGCCTGGAGTATCGCCGTCGCATCCATTGAGGAAATCGATACGCTGAATATTCATCACGCCACGCTATTGGCCATGCAGCGCGCTGTTGAAGGGCTGGCCATTGCTCCCGGCGAGGTGTTGGTCGACGGCTTGTATTGTCCCCCTGTAGCGTATGCAGCGCGCCCCATCGTCAAGGGCGATGCGCTGGTGGCCGAGATCTCGGCGGCGTCCATTCTGGCCAAGACCGCGCGCGATGTCGAAATGCGCCAACTCGATCAGCGCTTTCCGCAATACGGCTTCGCCCGGCATAAGGGCTATCCAACCAAAGCGCATATCGAGGCCTTGCGCCGCCATGGCGTCAGCAGCGTACATCGACGCAGCTATGCGCCGGTGGCGGAACTGATTGATCTAACGCGCATGGTTGTCAGCGCCACCCCTGAGCATGAAAGAGCGTAA
- a CDS encoding TrmH family RNA methyltransferase, with the protein MKSISSRDNPAYKKLLRLAGDARECRKQGRTLIDGPHLVAAYRAQLGLPEQLLVSESGANHREIQDLIDAHAGSDVVLLKDPLFKALSGVDAPLGIAAVIRIPQETPAFTGGSCVLLDAIQDAGNAGSILRSSAAAGIRDIFLGPGCAGAWSPRVLRAAQGAHFRLRIRESADLGQFLRDYRGKSLATVVGGGVSIYDIKLTGDIAWIFGNEGCGVSPVLAALASQLITIPLATDIESLNVAAAAAVCLFAIARN; encoded by the coding sequence ATGAAATCGATCAGCTCGCGCGACAATCCCGCCTACAAAAAACTGCTCAGGCTGGCCGGGGATGCGCGGGAATGCCGCAAGCAGGGCCGCACCTTGATCGATGGCCCGCACCTGGTTGCCGCGTACCGCGCGCAGCTTGGACTGCCGGAACAGCTTCTGGTCAGCGAATCCGGCGCCAATCATCGCGAAATACAGGACTTGATCGATGCGCATGCCGGCAGTGATGTCGTGCTGCTGAAAGATCCGCTGTTCAAGGCTCTGAGCGGCGTCGATGCGCCGCTGGGTATCGCTGCCGTGATTCGCATCCCGCAGGAAACGCCCGCATTCACGGGCGGCAGTTGCGTGCTGCTCGATGCCATACAGGATGCCGGCAATGCCGGTTCCATCCTGCGCAGCAGTGCCGCAGCCGGCATCCGCGATATTTTTCTCGGTCCCGGCTGTGCCGGCGCATGGAGCCCGCGCGTGCTGCGCGCGGCGCAAGGCGCGCATTTTCGCCTGCGCATCCGCGAGTCGGCCGACCTTGGGCAGTTCCTGCGCGATTATCGGGGCAAGTCACTCGCGACCGTAGTCGGCGGCGGCGTTTCCATTTATGACATTAAATTGACAGGAGATATCGCCTGGATTTTCGGCAACGAGGGTTGCGGCGTCAGTCCGGTCCTGGCGGCGCTTGCCTCGCAACTCATCACCATTCCGCTGGCGACAGACATAGAGTCGTTAAACGTCGCGGCGGCAGCGGCCGTATGTTTGTTTGCAATAGCAAGAAATTAA